A window of Sphingorhabdus lacus contains these coding sequences:
- a CDS encoding HprK-related kinase A: MHEFRVQVGPAAFRIGSQWKRPLDQLAELYRDYPVPQIPDYSVRLESVSLLRRFIRPSVAINGDYMLPDAAPLPLEQGLLAAEMAMNLQMALGWRRHVLLHASAVEKDGKALIMTGQSGSGKSTLAAMLGHRGWRFMGDEFVLVDLDSGDAVPFPRLISLKNEAIGAMLATALDGRFGPLMPSTPKGDIRHLVPPSDAIDHMARPARPALLLFPSFGFDAAVREVGPSEVFMRLTQASTNYVALGEKGFSTLTRFVQTVPARAIDYRDGIEAEALVNQLWAECA; encoded by the coding sequence ATGCATGAATTCCGGGTTCAGGTAGGGCCAGCCGCCTTTCGCATCGGTTCGCAGTGGAAGCGACCGTTGGATCAACTGGCGGAATTGTACCGCGATTATCCGGTGCCGCAAATACCCGACTATTCGGTGCGGCTGGAATCGGTCAGCCTGTTGCGCCGTTTTATCCGCCCATCGGTGGCGATCAACGGGGACTATATGTTGCCGGATGCGGCGCCTTTGCCTTTGGAGCAAGGCTTGCTGGCGGCCGAAATGGCGATGAACCTGCAAATGGCGCTCGGCTGGCGGCGGCACGTGTTACTGCATGCCAGCGCCGTCGAAAAGGATGGAAAGGCCCTTATCATGACGGGCCAATCGGGGTCGGGCAAATCGACTTTGGCTGCCATGCTGGGCCATAGGGGCTGGCGCTTCATGGGTGATGAATTTGTACTGGTCGATCTGGACAGCGGCGATGCGGTGCCATTCCCCCGGCTCATCAGCCTGAAAAACGAAGCCATTGGCGCGATGCTGGCCACCGCGCTCGATGGTCGTTTTGGCCCCTTGATGCCGTCCACGCCCAAGGGGGACATCCGGCATCTGGTTCCGCCTTCCGATGCGATCGACCATATGGCGCGTCCGGCCCGGCCTGCGCTCTTGCTATTCCCCAGCTTCGGATTTGACGCCGCTGTGCGTGAGGTCGGGCCGAGCGAGGTGTTCATGCGCTTGACGCAAGCCTCGACCAATTATGTCGCGCTCGGTGAAAAGGGCTTTTCTACGCTGACCCGCTTTGTCCAAACGGTTCCCGCCCGCGCGATTGATTATCGCGACGGGATCGAGGCCGAAGCGTTGGTGAACCAGCTATGGGCGGAATGCGCATGA
- a CDS encoding HPr-rel-A system PqqD family peptide chaperone: MTASQSTKYKAEPADQILVTPLDSLTLVYQRRSGITHIVAEPAPEILAAMGADALTADEVAQRLAAQFDFDSAQAADIIAARLNELADLGLVERCYA; the protein is encoded by the coding sequence ATGACAGCGTCGCAAAGTACAAAATATAAAGCGGAACCGGCGGACCAGATTTTGGTTACGCCGCTGGATTCGCTGACATTGGTGTATCAGCGCCGGTCGGGGATCACCCATATCGTGGCCGAACCCGCCCCCGAAATACTCGCCGCCATGGGTGCGGACGCGTTGACCGCCGACGAGGTTGCGCAGCGGTTGGCGGCGCAATTTGATTTTGACAGCGCGCAAGCGGCGGACATCATAGCCGCACGATTGAACGAGCTGGCCGATCTCGGGCTGGTCGAGCGCTGCTATGCATGA